The DNA region GAGCCAGGACCAGGTTGCCTCCTGCGGGCTTGAACACCGCCCCGTTGTCTTTGGCCAGGCGCGTCAGGAGTTGCATGTCGCTCTCCTCGGTCTGGTCGACGTGCGGAAGGCCCACCCGATCCAGGTCGGCGTTGACCCGGGCGCTGTAGCCGTGCTCCTGGGCCACCGTGCGCATCATGTCGCCCAGGGTCGTATCGTCCCAGGAGCGAGTACGGCGGGCCTTAAGGCCGCTCATCATGTCGGCGGCCCGGGCGGAGATAGACAGGGCATCCGGAGGGCCGGTGACGCTCACGCCGTCCACCTTGAACACGCCCATCCTGACCAGCCCAGTCTCTTTGTAGCCCAGCAGGATTTCCAGCTCCACGCCGGTGCGGGGAATGGCCACCTTGCCGTCGCGATTGTCCAGGGCCAGGCTGGCCAGGTCGGACTTGAACCCGGCCTCGTCCGTGATCCGCAGGGACAGGAGCCTGTCCTTTACGGCGGCGGTGATGTCCTTGCTGTCGGCGATGACGCGGAATTCGGGGCGCATCTCAGTCCCACAGACGCACGGGCTGC from Desulfocurvus vexinensis DSM 17965 includes:
- a CDS encoding contractile injection system protein, VgrG/Pvc8 family, with product MRPEFRVIADSKDITAAVKDRLLSLRITDEAGFKSDLASLALDNRDGKVAIPRTGVELEILLGYKETGLVRMGVFKVDGVSVTGPPDALSISARAADMMSGLKARRTRSWDDTTLGDMMRTVAQEHGYSARVNADLDRVGLPHVDQTEESDMQLLTRLAKDNGAVFKPAGGNLVLAPRGEAKSASGAAMPLVQLARKDLVSWTMQAADRGKYQGVAAYWHDHDGAERTAVTVGDGEMLFTLPGTYPDADAATRAAQAKLDAFQRGTATLDLTLVGRPSLGAESRVSVTGVPGIVGEWIVATARHTLDGQGLRTELQAETPKGAA